The proteins below come from a single Methanofastidiosum sp. genomic window:
- a CDS encoding VOC family protein: MNKIYFSMPVIFVEDIKVSREFYQNIFSLEVEADFGENVVFKKAFSIWQKKRANTIIFGNKIISERKEINNNIELYFETIDIESIWEKISSSKVEIIHPVKEEPWGQRVLRFYDPDKFIIEVAEPMSEVIQRLHQLGMSKKDISIKTQMPLKAVKEIIS; the protein is encoded by the coding sequence ATGAATAAAATTTACTTTTCAATGCCAGTAATATTTGTAGAGGATATCAAAGTTTCAAGGGAATTTTATCAAAATATCTTTTCTCTTGAAGTAGAAGCGGATTTTGGAGAAAATGTTGTATTTAAAAAAGCGTTTTCAATTTGGCAGAAAAAACGTGCAAATACAATAATTTTTGGAAACAAAATTATTAGTGAAAGAAAGGAAATTAATAATAATATCGAACTTTATTTTGAGACAATCGATATTGAATCAATTTGGGAAAAAATATCTTCATCAAAAGTCGAGATTATCCACCCAGTCAAAGAAGAGCCTTGGGGCCAGAGAGTGCTTAGATTCTATGACCCTGACAAATTCATTATAGAAGTTGCAGAACCAATGAGTGAAGTAATTCAAAGATTACATCAATTAGGAATGTCCAAAAAGGATATTTCTATTAAGACGCAGATGCCATTAAAAGCTGTTAAAGAAATTATTTCGTGA
- a CDS encoding DOMON domain-containing protein translates to MRRIAFFGIALIAILLVSGCATETPIDEPKSTEEPKTTEPPAETPVEDPELPAQTNLWKADGIITQNEYKNSREFGSGRFTVYWSNDEEYIYMALKGQTSGWVSIGFEPTIAMRDADMIFGFVSEGTPTALDQYSTGDFGPHPSDEQLGGTNDLIEISGSEASGYTIIEFKRKLNTGDKYDKAFTKGQNITIIWGLGPSDSINALHTLRGGGSIKLD, encoded by the coding sequence ATGAGAAGAATCGCTTTTTTTGGAATAGCATTAATTGCTATATTGTTAGTTTCAGGATGTGCAACAGAAACACCGATTGATGAACCGAAATCCACAGAGGAACCCAAAACTACAGAGCCCCCTGCAGAAACACCAGTTGAAGACCCTGAGCTCCCAGCACAAACAAATTTATGGAAGGCAGATGGGATTATAACACAAAATGAATACAAGAACAGCAGAGAATTTGGAAGTGGAAGATTTACAGTATATTGGTCCAACGATGAGGAATATATTTACATGGCCTTGAAAGGTCAAACTTCAGGATGGGTCTCTATAGGGTTTGAACCGACTATTGCAATGAGAGATGCAGACATGATTTTTGGTTTTGTAAGTGAAGGAACCCCTACAGCCCTTGATCAATATTCTACTGGAGATTTTGGCCCCCATCCATCAGATGAGCAACTTGGTGGTACAAATGATCTAATCGAAATTAGTGGTAGTGAAGCAAGCGGATATACAATTATAGAATTCAAACGCAAACTTAATACTGGAGACAAATACGATAAAGCATTTACTAAAGGCCAAAATATAACTATAATATGGGGTTTAGGACCTTCGGATTCGATTAATGCTCTACATACACTAAGAGGTGGCGGTAGTATAAAATTAGATTAA
- a CDS encoding universal stress protein has protein sequence MEKEFKRIITPVDGSESSKRSAKKAIYLAKKMDVELITLYVVHVPISAYVGPPYSPVIYTDDTEIKEIRKKMKKEGALVLDEIEEMASKVGLTITKKILEGSPDEEIIRISKKDDLIVMGAKGISAIDRIFLGSVSEKVLHNASSSVMVVR, from the coding sequence ATGGAAAAAGAATTTAAGAGAATAATAACGCCTGTTGACGGTTCTGAATCGTCAAAGAGGTCTGCAAAAAAAGCAATATATTTGGCAAAGAAAATGGATGTTGAGTTAATTACCTTATATGTAGTACATGTACCTATAAGCGCTTATGTTGGCCCACCATATTCTCCAGTAATCTATACGGACGATACCGAGATAAAAGAAATCAGAAAAAAAATGAAGAAGGAAGGAGCTTTAGTATTAGACGAAATAGAAGAAATGGCTTCTAAAGTTGGATTAACAATCACCAAAAAGATATTAGAAGGATCTCCCGATGAAGAAATTATAAGAATATCAAAAAAAGACGATTTGATTGTGATGGGGGCAAAGGGCATATCAGCTATAGACAGGATTTTCTTAGGCAGCGTTTCTGAGAAAGTACTCCACAATGCATCGTCTTCAGTCATGGTAGTCCGATAA
- a CDS encoding secondary thiamine-phosphate synthase enzyme YjbQ, which yields MKSYRKELWFNTKSKVEFINITSLVEETLAESQIREGLCLVNAMHITASVFINDAETGLHQDFKDWLEKNIPYNPELYRHNRTGETNGDAHIKRQFMGREVMIAITNGKLDFGPWEEIYYGEFDGQRKKRVLIKIIGE from the coding sequence ATGAAGAGTTATAGAAAAGAACTATGGTTTAACACAAAAAGTAAAGTTGAATTCATTAATATCACTTCACTAGTCGAAGAAACTTTGGCTGAGAGCCAAATAAGAGAAGGATTGTGTCTTGTAAATGCTATGCACATAACTGCAAGTGTTTTCATTAATGATGCTGAAACAGGTTTACATCAAGACTTTAAAGACTGGCTAGAAAAAAACATCCCTTATAACCCTGAACTTTATAGGCATAACAGAACCGGAGAGACAAATGGTGATGCGCACATAAAAAGACAGTTCATGGGGCGAGAAGTCATGATTGCTATTACTAACGGAAAATTAGATTTTGGCCCCTGGGAAGAGATCTATTATGGGGAGTTTGACGGGCAAAGAAAAAAGAGAGTATTAATAAAAATAATTGGAGAATAA
- a CDS encoding peptidylprolyl isomerase codes for MSKIVVVETSQGNFEVELDTEKAPITVENFLGYVKDGFYDGLIFHRVIDGFMIQGGGLDPSMKEKLTNPPIKNEATNGLKNKKYSIAMARTSIVDSATSQFFINVADNSFLDHVNTTPQGFGYAVFGKVINGTEVIDKIKTVPTTSRSSPDGVFHDDVPKEPVLIKKMYIKN; via the coding sequence ATGTCAAAAATAGTTGTAGTTGAGACGTCTCAAGGAAATTTTGAAGTTGAGTTAGATACTGAAAAAGCACCAATCACAGTTGAAAATTTTTTAGGTTATGTGAAAGATGGGTTTTATGATGGTCTAATATTTCATAGGGTTATAGATGGCTTCATGATTCAAGGCGGTGGGCTAGACCCAAGTATGAAAGAAAAATTAACTAATCCACCTATAAAAAATGAAGCAACAAATGGACTTAAGAATAAGAAATATTCAATAGCAATGGCAAGAACTAGCATAGTCGATAGTGCAACTTCTCAGTTTTTCATAAATGTAGCAGACAACTCTTTCCTTGATCATGTCAACACAACACCTCAAGGATTTGGATACGCAGTTTTTGGAAAAGTAATCAACGGAACAGAAGTAATTGATAAAATCAAAACTGTGCCTACAACTTCTAGGAGCTCCCCTGACGGAGTTTTTCACGATGACGTTCCTAAAGAGCCTGTATTGATAAAAAAAATGTATATCAAAAACTAA
- a CDS encoding DUF1232 domain-containing protein, protein MQNQDRSLLKDPKSIAAIVFIILNLIYIISPIDFIPDFIPVIGWIDDIIALLIAISIGVKYFVKKRS, encoded by the coding sequence ATGCAAAATCAAGACAGATCGTTATTGAAGGATCCTAAGTCAATAGCTGCAATAGTATTCATTATTCTAAATCTAATTTACATTATAAGCCCTATTGATTTTATACCCGATTTTATTCCAGTTATAGGTTGGATTGATGACATTATTGCATTATTGATAGCTATTAGCATTGGGGTAAAATATTTTGTAAAAAAGAGGTCCTGA
- a CDS encoding DUF362 domain-containing protein — protein MASKKHACECKNTSQDILKKSLIAGFLTFLWLLVRSGTRPSRIVYPCQRAAATYTFYSIGSLIFPIFGLKLNIEDLFKSKKKILSLVAVIVIVLLIWNLNNLNNKPGEINLIEDDLGIKNNIVPNPTSKIFVIQNTVGEYSGTKKLIELMEKNNQPFYKTNNNNGLISSDDVILIKVNSQWNERGGTNTDLVKSLIQIITEHPDGFSGEIIICDNGQAQFGSEGSGGSLNWRYNNAEDTSQSMQKVVNQFTSKYKVSTFLWDNITNNEVKEYLEGDYKDGYIVYKESDPYTGVIVSYPKFKTKYGTYISFKYGVWNQTKNEYDSNKLKVINVPVLKSHGTYGVTASVKHYMGVVSDKLTNHNAHNSVGSGGMGTQMAETRVPTLNIIDAIWINAIPKGGPITSYNKAYQSKIIAVSTDPIALDYWSAKNILMPASKKIGYTNVISLDPDYQEVRSFGSWLLRSKEALNRAGYNYTTDIKKISVYVD, from the coding sequence GTGGCATCAAAAAAACACGCATGTGAATGTAAAAATACGTCCCAAGACATACTTAAAAAATCGTTAATTGCTGGATTCCTTACATTTTTGTGGCTTTTAGTAAGGTCTGGCACTAGGCCTTCAAGAATTGTATATCCCTGCCAAAGGGCTGCGGCAACCTACACTTTTTATTCTATCGGATCTTTAATCTTCCCTATTTTTGGGCTTAAATTAAATATTGAAGATTTATTTAAATCAAAAAAGAAGATTCTTAGTTTAGTGGCAGTTATTGTTATAGTATTACTTATATGGAATTTAAATAACTTAAATAATAAACCTGGAGAAATTAACTTGATAGAAGATGATCTAGGAATTAAAAATAATATAGTTCCAAATCCAACTTCAAAGATTTTTGTTATTCAAAATACTGTTGGAGAGTATAGCGGAACAAAAAAATTAATAGAGCTTATGGAAAAAAATAATCAGCCTTTCTATAAAACAAATAATAACAATGGTCTTATTTCATCTGATGACGTCATACTTATCAAAGTTAACTCCCAATGGAATGAACGCGGCGGAACTAATACTGATTTAGTAAAATCACTGATACAGATAATAACTGAACACCCCGATGGATTTAGTGGCGAAATAATCATCTGTGACAATGGGCAAGCACAGTTTGGATCAGAGGGGAGCGGAGGATCATTAAACTGGCGATACAATAATGCCGAAGATACTTCCCAATCAATGCAGAAAGTCGTGAATCAGTTTACTAGCAAATACAAAGTTTCAACTTTTTTATGGGATAATATAACTAATAATGAAGTTAAAGAATATCTAGAAGGGGACTATAAAGATGGATATATCGTATACAAAGAATCAGACCCATATACAGGCGTAATAGTTTCATATCCAAAGTTCAAAACTAAATACGGAACTTATATTAGTTTCAAGTACGGAGTTTGGAATCAAACTAAGAATGAGTATGATTCAAATAAACTTAAGGTAATTAATGTCCCAGTCTTAAAATCCCACGGAACTTATGGGGTAACAGCTAGTGTTAAGCACTACATGGGGGTTGTTTCTGATAAATTGACAAATCATAATGCCCATAATAGTGTTGGTAGCGGGGGTATGGGAACACAGATGGCCGAAACACGAGTGCCTACTCTAAATATTATTGATGCAATTTGGATTAATGCAATACCCAAAGGAGGGCCTATTACATCTTATAACAAAGCATATCAGTCAAAAATAATTGCAGTAAGTACCGACCCAATTGCCCTTGATTACTGGTCTGCTAAAAATATACTTATGCCTGCATCTAAGAAAATTGGATATACAAATGTCATATCCCTAGACCCTGATTATCAAGAAGTTAGATCTTTCGGCTCGTGGCTTTTACGCTCAAAGGAAGCGCTTAACAGAGCAGGTTACAACTACACAACGGATATTAAAAAAATCAGTGTTTATGTAGATTAA
- a CDS encoding STT3 domain-containing protein has product MAKKKSSKNKAIENKIKLPYENYIIGLFLTFSLVIGAYLRSWSLRFGIMMSYDTYYFLREASYYLMGGLPKIDPMTPTVVRYFLEEDVQGVPILTSFISRITGIDLLQVHMGLPIVLGLICSVITFFIVLFVWKNKYLAVISAFFLSIMPAFIYRTTGGFMEKDTLGAPFFLVCLLLAVLIIREKNTKFMAIYGVLSVLSIYLYANSYGNFFFIPIIIGMYVILQPLVAIEEKKKALSLKDRLMGDLSTWILLLSGIIGLVLSLVLLPPYQNDPLRIELSLMGLAFGALMHLTRAFVKNKTYYLGALFAWSALLLAAAYFVLGYNILSFLLLSDVHGISGQGQAMTFIDVIDKFYVFPILAVIGVIYVIYQIKNKTSPNENLFFLGSFLFTAFMAYQMLRNAFFFAIPLAIFAALGIIGIYEFSQKYLDPKKALALATIVLIAFSGISVYNSNDYKTSLVPHLTDNWLTALLWLDGNTPQDEVVCNWWDYGYWIQTVGNRRTISDGMRTGMGPWISGYSELLASSDSTAMQRLLSMEEAAYAQTGNRFTMKHVIVDQSLLIKTGVLNSVIQRDVFSTAYFYFRGTSKNGATTTYVYESGDTRLYLVTDDKVTYCYIEQANQRYGVSNFVVENPQGKNFVYENIQYDLQSIAQIIYLTPQNAIMIPPTLKDTLFARLIIYETDLKNFELEYDNGYVKIYKVLR; this is encoded by the coding sequence ATGGCGAAAAAGAAATCCTCAAAAAATAAAGCAATCGAAAACAAGATTAAATTACCTTACGAGAATTATATTATAGGATTATTCTTGACTTTTTCTCTTGTTATTGGCGCATACCTTAGGAGTTGGTCATTACGATTCGGCATAATGATGAGTTATGATACATACTACTTCCTAAGGGAGGCTTCTTACTATTTAATGGGTGGTTTGCCTAAAATAGACCCGATGACACCAACTGTAGTTAGATATTTTTTGGAAGAAGATGTCCAAGGAGTTCCAATTTTGACATCCTTTATTTCAAGAATTACGGGGATTGACCTTTTACAGGTCCACATGGGATTACCAATTGTTTTAGGCCTCATATGCTCAGTGATTACATTTTTCATAGTTCTTTTTGTGTGGAAGAATAAGTATCTCGCTGTGATATCGGCATTCTTTTTATCCATTATGCCTGCTTTTATTTACAGGACAACGGGAGGATTTATGGAAAAGGACACTTTGGGTGCCCCTTTCTTCTTGGTATGTCTCTTACTTGCAGTATTGATTATCCGAGAAAAAAATACCAAATTCATGGCTATTTACGGAGTTCTATCTGTTCTCTCAATATATCTTTATGCGAACTCATATGGGAACTTTTTCTTCATACCCATAATAATAGGGATGTACGTGATTCTACAGCCACTTGTAGCTATTGAAGAAAAAAAGAAAGCTTTGTCTTTAAAAGACAGATTGATGGGAGATTTATCAACATGGATATTACTCCTATCGGGGATTATAGGTCTAGTATTGTCTCTTGTTCTATTACCCCCCTACCAAAATGACCCCCTCAGGATAGAACTTTCTCTCATGGGTCTTGCTTTCGGAGCACTGATGCATTTGACAAGAGCTTTTGTTAAAAACAAAACATATTACCTCGGAGCCTTGTTTGCATGGTCCGCTCTTTTATTGGCGGCGGCGTATTTTGTCCTTGGATACAACATATTATCTTTCTTACTACTTTCTGACGTACATGGGATATCTGGCCAGGGGCAGGCTATGACATTTATAGACGTTATTGACAAGTTCTATGTATTCCCAATACTGGCCGTGATCGGAGTTATATATGTTATTTATCAAATCAAAAATAAAACGTCGCCAAATGAAAATCTTTTCTTTTTAGGATCATTTTTATTTACTGCTTTTATGGCTTATCAGATGCTAAGAAATGCCTTTTTCTTCGCAATTCCTCTGGCAATATTTGCGGCTTTGGGGATAATTGGAATATATGAATTTTCCCAAAAATACCTTGACCCCAAGAAAGCTTTGGCTTTGGCTACGATAGTACTTATCGCATTTAGTGGTATTTCTGTTTACAACTCAAATGACTATAAGACTAGTCTAGTTCCGCATCTTACAGATAACTGGCTTACAGCTTTGCTCTGGCTAGATGGTAATACACCTCAAGATGAAGTTGTTTGTAATTGGTGGGACTATGGATACTGGATACAAACAGTAGGGAATAGACGAACTATATCTGATGGAATGAGAACAGGAATGGGCCCTTGGATAAGTGGCTATTCAGAATTACTTGCTTCGTCAGATTCAACTGCAATGCAAAGATTACTTTCAATGGAAGAAGCTGCATACGCACAAACAGGCAATAGATTTACAATGAAACATGTGATAGTAGACCAAAGTCTTCTTATCAAGACAGGAGTCTTAAATTCCGTAATACAGAGAGATGTCTTCAGCACTGCTTACTTCTATTTCAGAGGAACCTCAAAAAACGGTGCCACTACTACATATGTGTATGAGAGTGGCGATACTAGATTGTATCTTGTAACAGATGACAAAGTAACTTATTGCTATATAGAGCAGGCAAATCAAAGATATGGGGTGTCCAACTTCGTAGTTGAAAATCCACAAGGAAAGAATTTTGTTTATGAGAATATACAATATGATCTTCAATCGATTGCCCAGATAATTTACCTAACCCCACAGAATGCGATAATGATTCCTCCAACGTTAAAGGACACTTTATTTGCTAGGCTTATTATATACGAAACTGATCTTAAGAACTTTGAACTTGAATACGACAATGGTTATGTAAAGATCTATAAGGTATTAAGATAA
- a CDS encoding right-handed parallel beta-helix repeat-containing protein — MKKAISILILGILVATTFVAMTPASAARLDVYAGKDAIANGNNLVDTIQNSKTGDIIRVHAGTYLVTKTIIIPFENVKIIGDDPFKTIIDASGNTGNCITTTKDNIQIKNLTIKNSSKDAISLSSDSEISNCIITDNKGFGIYGDLNITIRYCYVENNGLDGIKIDRNGIIENIISLNNTGNNIRAGIFSSVKNCLSAGSKTNDGISVDDRSSVINCTSSNNFGSGIKFKGRGTISNSIATDNGISGIEGSSGTSVTYTNSWSNKNNFLRVTQGTGCISKDPKFLSGAYTWKNWINGQKIDYFLSRNSPSINTGFETSDSLGLQNGWSTTLDNVCDTKTVDMGFHFASKCTV; from the coding sequence ATGAAAAAAGCAATTAGTATATTAATACTGGGCATTTTAGTTGCAACAACTTTTGTTGCAATGACTCCTGCTTCAGCAGCACGATTAGATGTTTATGCAGGAAAAGATGCTATAGCTAACGGAAATAATTTAGTAGATACTATACAAAATTCTAAAACTGGGGATATTATACGTGTCCATGCCGGCACATATTTAGTCACGAAAACTATTATAATCCCTTTTGAAAATGTTAAAATAATCGGTGATGATCCATTCAAGACGATTATTGATGCATCTGGTAACACCGGCAATTGTATAACTACTACCAAAGACAATATACAAATAAAAAATCTTACCATAAAAAATTCTTCTAAGGACGCAATATCACTTTCAAGTGATTCAGAAATATCAAATTGTATCATTACAGATAATAAAGGATTCGGTATTTACGGAGATCTTAACATTACAATAAGATACTGTTATGTCGAAAATAATGGGCTTGACGGAATAAAAATCGATAGAAATGGAATAATCGAAAATATAATTTCACTAAACAATACGGGGAACAACATAAGGGCAGGTATTTTTAGCTCAGTTAAAAATTGCCTTTCTGCAGGTTCAAAAACAAATGATGGCATATCAGTCGATGACCGCTCTTCAGTAATTAATTGCACATCCTCAAACAATTTTGGAAGCGGAATTAAATTTAAAGGACGTGGAACAATATCCAACAGCATTGCAACTGATAATGGGATATCTGGCATAGAAGGTTCAAGTGGAACATCTGTTACTTACACAAATAGCTGGAGCAATAAAAACAATTTCTTGAGAGTAACCCAAGGAACTGGCTGTATTTCAAAAGATCCAAAATTTTTAAGTGGGGCATATACATGGAAGAACTGGATTAACGGGCAAAAAATAGATTACTTCCTTTCTAGAAATAGCCCCTCAATAAATACAGGTTTTGAAACTTCTGACTCATTAGGATTACAAAATGGATGGTCAACTACTTTAGATAATGTTTGTGATACTAAGACAGTTGATATGGGATTCCATTTTGCATCAAAATGTACAGTCTAG
- a CDS encoding PH domain-containing protein, with amino-acid sequence MEDFKVEKDIESILLPSEEVLHAAQQSRVKKGGSFTTPAKIYITNYRIIFRDPSIFGLKKFVNDYHFKDISNVRMKKGVLSTEIYLNSRFESDEVIISGLSHEDAEIVVRLIRNGIYGNFGHKEDYDSNIDLKFPENVSEYENMEENEAKTEDIISNLERLNELRKHNVITLDEFNIIKKRIIYENSDKNTIKDIESEVKTEEEPKYCKDCGNILDFTREGDYRGDYVKFYKCSFCNKTYAKRSE; translated from the coding sequence ATGGAAGATTTTAAAGTTGAAAAGGATATTGAAAGCATTTTACTTCCAAGTGAAGAAGTATTGCACGCTGCACAACAATCAAGAGTTAAGAAGGGTGGCTCTTTCACAACTCCGGCCAAGATCTATATAACAAACTACCGAATTATTTTTAGAGATCCCAGCATTTTTGGATTAAAAAAATTTGTAAATGATTATCACTTTAAAGATATATCAAATGTTAGGATGAAAAAAGGTGTTCTCTCCACGGAAATCTATCTAAACAGTAGATTTGAATCAGACGAAGTTATTATTTCGGGACTTTCTCATGAAGATGCCGAAATCGTTGTCAGACTTATAAGAAACGGGATATACGGAAATTTTGGCCATAAAGAAGATTATGATTCCAACATTGACTTAAAATTTCCAGAAAACGTAAGCGAATATGAGAACATGGAAGAAAATGAAGCCAAAACAGAAGATATTATATCTAACCTTGAAAGATTAAATGAATTAAGGAAACATAATGTAATAACTCTAGATGAATTTAATATTATTAAAAAAAGAATAATTTATGAGAACTCAGATAAAAATACAATAAAGGATATCGAAAGTGAAGTCAAGACAGAAGAAGAGCCAAAATATTGCAAAGATTGTGGGAATATTTTAGATTTTACAAGAGAAGGGGATTATCGCGGTGATTATGTTAAGTTTTACAAGTGTAGTTTTTGTAATAAAACATACGCAAAGAGATCTGAATAG
- a CDS encoding cupin domain-containing protein, producing the protein MTFNNLNDIEEIDILPKIKVKFVHSKNMTFAYWKIQAGAIFPDHSHPHEQVATMLEGEFEFKVGAEKRIMEQGDVAIVLPNVNHSGVALTDCNIIDVFFPIREDYVELTNKNKKK; encoded by the coding sequence ATGACTTTTAATAATCTTAATGATATAGAAGAGATAGATATTTTACCAAAAATTAAAGTTAAGTTTGTTCATTCAAAAAACATGACATTTGCTTACTGGAAAATCCAAGCAGGAGCTATATTCCCCGATCATTCTCACCCCCATGAACAAGTTGCAACTATGCTCGAAGGGGAGTTTGAGTTCAAAGTTGGAGCAGAAAAAAGAATAATGGAACAGGGGGATGTTGCGATAGTTTTGCCTAATGTAAATCATTCTGGGGTTGCATTAACAGATTGCAACATTATAGATGTATTCTTTCCCATTAGAGAAGATTATGTTGAGCTGACTAATAAAAATAAGAAAAAATAA
- a CDS encoding RibD family protein, whose product MQKPKIIIHNTISIDSSIKNFECNVGLHYQIAGNYEADAHLIGSMTAKTGLEMYSGIIPPEKEQDFRKKEFGIDDKRPFWIIVDTKGRLKGLMHMYRRFEYCKEVIVLLSADSPVDYINYLKERDYEYIISGKDQIDFPFALDTLYTKYNIKTILTDTGGTLNSVLLEKKLVDELSLIVTPSIVGEKSQYLFKSLRNTNTLNLKLNRVEVLEKNFVFIRYDVTY is encoded by the coding sequence ATGCAAAAGCCAAAAATTATTATTCACAATACAATTAGTATTGATTCTTCAATAAAGAATTTTGAATGCAATGTAGGCCTTCACTATCAAATTGCTGGAAACTATGAAGCGGACGCGCATCTTATTGGTTCGATGACAGCAAAAACTGGATTAGAGATGTACTCGGGCATAATTCCCCCAGAAAAAGAACAGGATTTTAGAAAAAAAGAATTTGGAATAGATGACAAAAGACCCTTTTGGATAATAGTAGATACAAAAGGGAGACTTAAAGGCTTAATGCATATGTATCGAAGATTTGAATATTGCAAAGAAGTTATAGTTCTTCTATCTGCGGATTCGCCAGTAGATTATATCAATTATCTTAAAGAAAGAGATTATGAATACATTATATCTGGTAAAGATCAAATTGATTTTCCTTTTGCCCTTGATACGTTATATACTAAATACAACATAAAAACAATATTAACGGATACAGGTGGAACTCTAAACTCTGTTTTATTGGAAAAGAAACTAGTTGATGAGCTAAGCCTGATTGTTACCCCATCTATTGTTGGTGAAAAGTCTCAATATTTATTTAAATCGTTACGAAATACTAATACCCTAAATCTAAAATTAAATAGGGTAGAAGTACTGGAGAAGAATTTTGTTTTCATAAGATATGATGTCACCTATTAA
- a CDS encoding VOC family protein yields MPTIVHFDLPVDDIDRAKKFYKEIFGWKIERMPGEIEYYGISTVDENGKEGIGGGMGKRGDPSQRITNYFGVSSIDTYSKKIENFGGKIIMPKTKIPGYGYLAICLDTENNVFGLWEPK; encoded by the coding sequence ATGCCAACAATAGTGCATTTTGATCTACCTGTCGATGATATTGACAGGGCTAAAAAGTTCTATAAAGAGATTTTTGGATGGAAAATTGAAAGAATGCCCGGAGAAATTGAGTACTATGGCATTTCGACTGTCGATGAAAATGGAAAAGAAGGCATAGGTGGGGGCATGGGGAAGAGAGGAGATCCAAGCCAAAGAATTACAAACTATTTTGGCGTATCCTCTATAGATACTTATTCTAAAAAAATAGAAAACTTTGGCGGAAAAATTATAATGCCAAAAACAAAAATACCGGGATACGGGTATCTTGCTATATGTTTAGATACTGAAAACAATGTATTTGGACTTTGGGAACCTAAATAA
- a CDS encoding YwbE family protein codes for MNGNNRSNIKPGVKVSIVLKQDQRSGKLTSGVVKDILTNSQTHPHGIKVRLTTGEVGRVKEIFQ; via the coding sequence ATGAACGGAAATAACAGGAGTAATATTAAGCCGGGTGTGAAAGTATCTATTGTATTGAAACAAGACCAGCGTTCTGGAAAACTAACTAGTGGAGTTGTCAAAGACATACTGACTAATTCTCAAACACACCCGCATGGGATTAAAGTTCGCCTTACAACTGGAGAAGTTGGGAGGGTGAAAGAAATATTTCAATAA
- a CDS encoding META domain-containing protein produces the protein MRQKIFSFEIALLFLILVVGCTSQNVPNFEGTSWKMDNYLSNIDHLVSPVSNTNLTLESKDGRISGSSGCNSFFAKYTVEKNSMSFGLIGATKMHCSNPGVMEQEQTYFMRLESVKTYKIEGGKLKLIDGNGKTVLVFSKN, from the coding sequence ATGAGACAAAAAATATTTTCATTTGAAATAGCATTATTATTCTTAATCTTAGTTGTCGGTTGTACCAGTCAGAACGTGCCAAATTTTGAAGGAACATCATGGAAGATGGATAACTATTTGAGTAATATAGACCACCTTGTTAGCCCGGTGTCAAACACAAACTTAACACTTGAATCTAAAGATGGGCGAATCTCTGGATCTTCTGGTTGCAACAGCTTTTTTGCCAAGTATACAGTAGAAAAGAACTCTATGTCGTTTGGACTAATTGGCGCTACAAAGATGCACTGTTCTAATCCAGGTGTAATGGAACAGGAGCAAACATACTTTATGAGACTAGAATCAGTTAAAACTTATAAAATTGAAGGCGGCAAGTTAAAGTTGATTGATGGCAACGGTAAAACTGTACTGGTATTTTCAAAAAATTAA